The sequence CCGTCGCCGGTCGCCAAGCGACCGGCCTCGGATTCAGAGGTGAAGAGCCCGTCCATCAGCGCGAGAACGTCCTCGACAGTGCGTACGGTCCGGTCCATCCGGCCCCCCTTTCGACCGAGATCGACCATAGGGAGGATGCAGATGAAAGACCAGGTCAGACCGCATATCGCGATGGCTGGTGCGGGCTGCTGAAGCCCCCGGAGCAGGCGGAGAAGGGCCCAACTCCAGACGCTGACTCCGCGTCCGCCCAAGCAGCCCTCCGGGGCCGGGAAGGGACCACCTTCGGTCGCGCCGGAGATCATTTCGGCAGAACTTCCAGCGCACTGCGGGGCGAACGTCGTCCGACGCGGCACCAGGACGCTTCCCGGGCCTGGAGGGGATGATCGGTGCGGCTAGCCTGGCGGCATGTCCCTCTCTTGGCGGTCCAGCGCCGCGGCGTTCGAGCAGATATTGGGGAGGCACGGCGTTGCCGTCGGTGCCTGCACCATGGAGGCGGCGTGGGCCGCCTTCGAGGAGTTCTTGCAGGTGCCGGTCGAGGGCATCGAGGGGCCTGAGGACGACGGGGACGGCTTCATCGTCGAGTGGGGCGTCTGGGACTGGACCGGGAACCGGCCCGCGTTGTCCTTCGGGCGACTCCTGGCGGTCACCGAGGACGGCGACCGGGAGGATCCGTACTGGCAGCCCCAGTACTGGAAGGTGGAGTTCCAGGCCTGCTTCGCCGAGGACCCCGATTGGGCGGACCTGCACATCGGCGGAGACACCGGCTTCGATCATGCCGCCCTCGGCGCGCCCAGAGCGGATGCGCTCGCGGCCACACGCCGCCTCATCGACCAGGACCCGCTCCTCAGCGCGATGTGGCGCTCCACTCCGACCGACATCGAGGTCACGCTCGACCGAGCCGGGTAGCCGCCCCTCCGGGTCAAGGGGGGCGGGTGCGGGTGGAGGCGGATCGGACGTCGTTCGGGGGACACGTGGGCCGCGTCGGCGCGTGTCGCGTCCCGCCGGGGCATTCCTGGGAGGGACGAAAGGGAGACCCGATGCCGCTCTATCTGTCGAGGTTCAGCTACACGCCCGAGACGTGGGCGAGGCTGATCGTCCGTCCCGAGGACCGTGCGAAGGCCGCTCAGGCATACATCGAGTCCGTCGGCGGCAAGCTGCACGGCTTCTGGTACGCCTTCGGCACGCACGACGGCTACAACCTGTGGGAGGCCCCCGACAACGTGTCCATGGCCGCGGTCGCCCTGGCGATCAGTGGAGGCGGCGCGCTCGCTTCGTTCGAGACGACGGTCCTCCTCACCGTCGACGAAACCATGGACGCCCTGCGGAAGGCCGAGGGAGTCCGGTACCGGGCGCCGGGCGCATAGCGCGCCGGGCCGATCAAGGCAGGTCGGGGCCGGCCGTAGCGGTCAGTCGCGCTGCGGCGGCTGCCCGCACCTCGGTCGTCTCCATCGGGTCGTCGCGGAGCACGGCGATGCGCTCCGTGGTCTGCGGTCGCTGCGGCGCCATGGCGATGCCGAGCAGCCTCGCCCTCTCCTCGCAGTCCCACAGCGACTCGATGTACGCGTCGTCCAGGCCGGTCGGGTCGATCGCGGTGAGCGCCCGCAGGTAGTCGGCCCGTTCGTACGAGTGCGGGGTGTGCAGCCAGTAGGCCCGAAGGACGGGTGCGGCGTCGGCGGCGTCGGGTCCGAAGCGGGCCAGTTGCTTCGCTGTCGTGTCCGGGCCGCACCAGGCACGTGCCTCCCACTGGTCGGTGAGTTCGGCCAGGAGCCCCGGGAGCGCCTCGGGACCAGGGTGCTCGGCCAGGATGTCCGTCCCCATCCGGGCCAGCCACTCCCGCTCGTCCGAGGCCCACACGCGCGCTGCCGGCACGGCGCGGGATCCCAGGCGACGGACCGCCCGTAGGAGGAACGGCAGGGGCCGAGTGTCGTTCGCGGTGCCGAGTGACGGCACGAGCGGGATGAGTTCCTCGGCCGGCTCCCGGTCGGTCAGCGCCCGCAGTGCGTCGACCTTCGTCTGGGGCTCCGTCGTCGGCGGCCAGCAGGACGAGCAGTTCCTCGTCGCTGAGCCCGTCCAGCGAGGGCCGCGGAGGAGTCCGGTGGCCCGGTACGTCGATCCCGAACCGGCTCCACGGCTCGGAGGACCACAAAGCCTCCTCCTCCCCGCCGATCCGGGCTCGCGCGACATCGCCCAGGTCCTCCCACCATGCGGCCGGCCAGCAGTCCGCGACCGACTCCAGTACGCGGGCCCAGTGCGGGCCCTGTCGTACGTAGGCGCGCAGTCCCTCCATGGCTTCGTGCGAACCGGCGAGGGCGAGCAGTTCCAAAACGTCGGCGGCCCGCGACCACTCCTCCTCGTCCCCCGCCAGTTGCTCGACGACCGGGGTCGGCGACAGCCCCAGGTCCTTGATCAGCCGTGCCTGGTAGAGGTAGCGGGTGTCGGTCTGGTAGTCCCACTTCCAGTCCCGGCGGATCCCGTCGTACACGTATGCGGCGGCTTCGTGGGGATCCTGGCGCGCCCGTATCGCGCCCAGGCCGCGGCCTCGTTGCAGCAGGCCTTCGAGGCAGTCGTGGGAGGCGTAGGCCAGGGTGCTGGACGTTTCGTCGTAATAGCTCATCACCCCGCACCCTGGCCGATCCTGAGCGAGGTCGCCACGCAATATCGCCAGGTCGCCGTGTCGGCCGGGTGGCCGACCACCGGGGTCAGACCAGGGCGTTCTTGTAGAAGATGCTGGAGCGCCGGTCGCCCTCCATGCCGGTGGCGAAGCCGATGAAGAGGCGGGCCTCGCCCGCGTCTGTACGGTAGACGGCCAGGCCTTCGGGTTCGCGGTGGTGGAGGGTGGAGCCGGCCTTGGTGAGGACGGGGCCCTGCTTCACGGTGCCCGTGTTGATGTCGACGCTGGTGACGTACGTGTTGCCGTCACCGGTAGGGGTGCCGTCGCCCGGGTACGCGTCGCCGGTCAGGTAGTACATGTACGAGCCGTAGAGCGCGTAGCCCTGCGCGGTGCCGGAGATCGTCGGCTGCTTGAAGTCGACGAGCGGTGTACCGAAGTTGCGCGTCTCGAAGGCGGAGAGGGGGTAGACGGCGATGCGCTTGCCACCGCTGGTGTGGTAGCGCACGATCATGCGCCGGTGGACGGGGTCGACGGAGCAGGTGTACTCGGTGGCTCCGGCGATCGGCTGGTACGCGGCCACGGCGGCCGGCGAGCCCAGGGTGGTGTTGGCCTTGTAGGTGATCGGCGCGAGCGCGGTGCCGAACCCCTTGGTGTTCGCGGCGCATTCGATCCACAGCTCGGTGCCGGAACCGCTCGGCAGCGCGGCGAAGGCGACGCCGTGGCCGAAGCCGTCGAGGTGCATGTACGAGATGAAGTTCCCGTCGAAGTCCATCTTGTTGATGCACAGGTCGCCATCGGACTCCTCACTTCCGCTCCGCTTGGTCGCCACGAAGAGGAACTTGTTCTCCCAGTCGAAGGCGAAACTCTGCTGGACCCGCGCACCGTGCGTGTCCTTGGAGCGGAACAGGTCGTACGACGGTTCTGAGAGGTCGAACCGCTTGGTCGCGGTCACATCGGCCGAAGCGGCCTGGGCGCCGGCGCCGAGCCCGAGGACGGCGAGTGAGGCGCCGACACCGGTGCGTATGAGTCCGCGGCGGGAGAGGGAAAAGCCTTGGGGGTGGTTCATGGGGGGAGGTCTCCAGGCATGGGTGGAGGGTAGGACCACGCGATGCTATCCGCCACACGAATGGCCTGATGTACCGCACCCCGGTGGGCAGTTGAGCGTTCCGTTTCCGTGGGGGCAGGACCGAGGCCGAGGAGCGGGCCGCCCCTGCGTCGTCACCAGGGTCCGGTCCGGCTCCACCTGGCTCGCGGGCTCGGTTCAGCCGTGTTCCTCGCCGCCGACCGCGGCTTCGTACGCGAGCAACGTATCCACGAACAGCTGCCGCTGATCCGGGGTCAGGGGGCCGGCGCCTTGCGCCATGCGGCCGCACCCGGGGCGAGCCAGGCGGTGATCGCGGGTTGCTGGTCGGCCGCGATGCCGATGATCCGACGACGTCGATCCGCCTCGCCCTCGCACCGTTCCAGGATGCCCTTTCGGCTCAGGTCGCCGACCAGCAGCTCACCGTGGTCGGTGCGACCTCCAGTCGGACCGCCAGCTCGTTCACGGTCATCGGCCCGTTGAGCGAGCAGGTCATCGTGACGATCGCCGGCGTCCCGGACGGCCGTACCGGGGTCGCCGGCGCGGTGGCCTGAGGCGCGTGTGCGGGCCGGGGTCACCCGCTCCGGCCCGCACGCGGACCTGTCCGGTCGCGTCAGGCCGATTGCAGGGGTGGGACGTTCCTCGCGAGCGCGGCGGCTTGCAGCAGGATGCTCGGCTCGGCACCGGGGTCGTCGACCATGACGACGCCGGCCGCCTGAGCGTCGAATCCCGCCGGCCAGACGGTGACGTCGCTCGCCAGTGCGCCCTCCAACTTCGCCCGTGTCAGGTCGGCCCCGGTGAGGTCGGTTCCCCGTAGGTCGGCCAGTCTCAGATCCGCGCCGGTGAATGTGGTGCCGTGGCCCCGAGCCTTGCGCAGATTCGCCTCCCGCAGATCGGCCCCGGAGAAGTCGGCCTCGCGGAGGTCGGCCCTGACCATGCGGGCGCCGCGCAGGTCGGCTTCGATGCAGCGGCTCTGGTGGAGGATCGACGTCCCGAGCTCGACGTGCCGCATGTTGGCCGCGATCAGCGATGCCTTGGTCAGGTTGACCTGGTAGATGCTCGCCGCTTCCAAACAGGCGCCGTCGAAGTTGATGTGGTGCAGCCACAGTCCGTCGCAGTCGGCCCGTCGCAGGTCGGTGTAGCTGACGTTGAGCCAGTCGGGCCGGCGCTCTCGGCACAGGACCCCGAGGCCGGTGAGCGCCACCTGCGCGTCCGGGGCGCGGGTCTCCAGCGGGGGCACGGAGTTGATGGAGGCTTCCGCCGCCGGGGAGTCCTGCCCCTGCCCTTGCGGAGGCCATGGCAGGTGGGTCCGGAGAAACGCGGCCTTGATCGAGATGACCGCCTCCCGGTCGTGAGCCGAATGGTCCGCGATCCTCCACAGTGCGTAGAGGCCGCCGATCCGCACGTCCGTCTTCTCGCTGCCGAGCTGGTCGACCGCCCGACTGAAGCGGTCGGTGAGGTGTCCTTCCCGGGTGGCGTTCAGCCCCTCCTGGTTGACCCTCAACTGCCGCCAGGTGGCGTACGCGCCGAAGAGGACGACAGCCCCGCCGACCGCCTGCACGAGCGTCGTGCGTACGTTGTTCACAGCTCCGAGCCGTTCAGCGGCCGAGATCCTGGCTCCGCCGAGATCGCGCTCGACCACGAGCCCTGGCAGCACCACGACCACTACGGTCAGCGCGGCGAGCCCGGCCAGTACCGCGGCCGCCGTGAGAAATGCGGAACCGACCCGACGCCGCCGAGAGGCGCCCGGTGCTCGGCGGCCATGAGTAGATCCCCCCGTATCCATGCGCACATGATCGCAGGGCGGCCGGGCAGCCGGTCCACCCCTCCGGTCAAACCACCTGCGGGGTAAGGAGATTGAAGGCATCGCTCGGGGTGCGCCGGTGAGCGAGGATTCGACCGCATCGTACGACCGGCCGGCGTTCCTCCAGCCGGTGCGCTGCGTGGTCACGGGCCATCGGGACCGTCCTGGATGCCGTGTACCTCGACGCCCATCCCGACGGTGAAGTGAGGATCTGCCTGTCATCCGGGACGGGGGGACGCGAGCAACTGACGCGGCTGCTCGCCGGGTTGGGGAATGGATCACAGGACTCCTACGATGCGATGATCATCATCGCATCGGGGGAAGAGCATCATGAGTTCATATCGGCGTCCACCCGCACCCGGGCCCGCTTCCGGGGCCGCTTCCGGGGCCGAAGAGCGCAGGCCCGGGTGGGTACGGGTGGTGCGGGCGCCGTTCGTGCTCGCGGCGCGGATCCACCGTCCCGCCCGGCCCGACCGGATCGTCGACGACGCGATCCGGCTCGCCCAGATCGCCCGTACCGCCATCGGCCTGCTGGCCGGATGTTGGCTGGTGCTGGCGTATCCGCTGCGCGAGGGGGCCGGCGGGGTCGTCGACGACAAGTTCACCGAAGTCCTGGTCAGCGCCGGACTCCTGCTCGTCATAGGCCCGCTCGGCCTCGCCACGTTCGTGTTCTCCGCCCGGCCGCCCGGGCCGGCGTTCTACCGGGCGCGGCTGCGCGGTCCGGCGACCGCCATCGGGTCGCTCCTCGCCACCATCCTGGTGATGTCCTTCGGTCTGCCGTACGCGAGCATGCTCGGCCCGCTGGGGTCGTTCGCCGGACTCTTCGTGCTCCCGTTCGCGCTCGCCTCCGCCGTGCTCTGTGTCCACCACGCCTTCCGCGCCGCCGACGTCCATGAGGTGCTCCCGCCGCTGCTCTCGCCCGTGCTGGTCTGGTCCCTGTTCGTGGTCCAGCTCTTCGACGACGCGCCCGTGGATGCCCCGCTCGCCGTCCGCGTCCTCTTCCTGGTGGCGCCGCCGCTCTCGGTGACCGCGCTGTCGGTATGGGAGCTGCGCCGGCTGCGCATGAGCTACGGCATCACCCTGCGGCGGGCCCTCGGCCGTGAGAACGGATGAACCGAAACCAGGGGCCAGGCGCCCTAGGATCGACCCATGGGTAGGACAGACCGCGCAGGCCGGGTGATCGCGGCACCAACGGCTGCCGTGTACGCGGCTCTCCTCGACCGGGAGTCCCTGGAGGCCTGGCTGCCGCCGGACGGCATGCGTGGGCGGATCGAGCATTGGGATCCTCGACCCGGCGGCGGCTTCCGCATGGTCTTGACCTACCTGGACCCCGCCGGCGCTCCCGGCAAGACCTCGGACGCGACGGACGTCGTAGACGTGGGCTTCGCCGCTCTGACGCCGCCGGAGCGCGTCGTGCAGCGGGCCGTGTTCGAGTCCGAGGACGTGGCGTACGCGGGCACCATGACCCTGACCTGGCAGCTGACCGCCGTCGCGGCCGGGACGAATGTGACCGTCACCGCGACGGATGTGCCGCCCGGTATCGACCAGGCGGTGCACGAGGCCGGGATCGATTCGTCGCTCGCCAACCTGGCGGCGTACGTGGAGGGGCCGCGCACGAATCGGTAGTCCGCCGTTTCGGCGTCGACGCCACCCGCCACCCCCTGCAACTGCTCAGCCTCTTCGATCCTCGACGGTCCAGCCGTCACCCGGACCGCAGCGCAACTCCCCAGCGCCGCGTCCGCTTCGCATCGGAGCCGGGCGCGCCGGTGGCCGACCGTAGGCGCCCGGTGCGTCGAGCGGCTCAGGGCCGGGACATCTGCCCGGGCTCCTCCTGGCCCGGCAGGGGAAGGGGGCCCGAACTCGTCGAGTTCGGGCCCCCTTCGCGGATACCGGCCCGGACCCGGGCCTGCCTCCGACCGTTCCGGATCAGGCCAGGGGGCCGCCGAACGGGAGGCCGATGCCGTAGTACGCACCAAGGTTCTCGCGGTAGGTGGCGTCACCGAGGTGGCGCTCGCGGTGGAACTCCGGGGCGTCCTTGATCTGGCCCTTCGTGCGGTCGACGTAGATCTTGCGCCCGGCCGCGTCGATCCGGACCACGACACTCGCCGGGAGCAGGACCTCCTTGCCGAAGATCCACACACCCGTGTCCACCACCAGATAGGCGTCACCGACCTCGTCGGAGTGCCTGTCGACCTTGCCGACGGTCCCGTCGGTCGCCTCGACCTCGAAACCCGTCATATCGGTACCGACCAGGTAGCCGGCGGTCGACTTGAAACCCCACACATGCTCAGTCACGCGGAAACAACTCCTCCGGTCGAGAGTGGGCGGCGAGTCGTTCCTCTCGGCGCCCTTCCTTACCTGCGCTCCCGCCTGCCCCACACTCGCAGCCGCATGCACACGGATCGCCGGCGTCGCCTCTTCGCGGCGCGCTCAGCGCCGCCACGCGTAGACGCCCGGCGAGGACTCCAGAACCTCGCTCGGCCACTGCCTGCGCACGCGGTCGAGGAGGCTTCTCTGCCGGTCGATCCATCCCTCCTCGAGGCCGACCGGGAGGACGACGGAGACGCACGACTGACCCAGGTCCTCGATGCGGACGGCGACACACTCGTGCTCTTCGTCGTGGGGCTCGATCCTGATCTCCGGACTGTGGTCGTCGTCCCTCCAGCAGAGGTTCTGGCCGGCGGCGAGCGCGTCCAATGCCCGCGACCAGGCCTCCAGATCGGACGGAACCAGCGTCATGGCCAAACGTCCGGCGATGAAGCTGCTCGTGACGAGCACCTCCGCGTCGAGCTGGTCGTGCAGATGCGGCAAACCCGGTGATCTACGCCCCAGTACACGTACACGGAAGCTGTTGTCGCCGTCCGAGAGGTCGATCAGATCCACGTCGTACCCTTCACTCCGCCCTCCGGCGTATGTCGCGGATCAGTTCATGGTGGTGAGAGGGCGATCCGAACACAACCAGGTCGTCCGTGCCTCGCTCTACGGGCGTACCGGCGGGGGCACGGGTGAGATCGTCGGAGCGTGCGGCGGCCTCCTGCCGCTCTCCGGGATCGGGCAGTCACCCCCCGGGCACGGTGCCACCCCACCTCGCGGGCCCTACGCGCAGCGCCCATGCTGAGGAGGAGGGCGCCGTCGCCCGGGGCTTCTTCTTTCCCGAAGGCCGACGAAGGCGCCTGAGAGGAGGAGGAAGTCATGCGAATGCGAAGAATCCTGGGCCTCGCCCTGGCCACGGCAACCCTTGCGGGCATGAGCGCCTTCGGCGCCGTCAGCGCAGTGGCGGCCTCGTCTCCGAACATCACCAGAGACGAATGCACGGCCGCGGGCGGACAGGTCACGGCACGCCCGTACGCCTCGGAAACCTGCGCGCTGCCCGACGGAACCTCGCAGCCGATCACTTGATCGCCCCGGGCGTGGGCGGCCCCTCTGTTCGAACGGACCAGGGCCCCGGCGGTGCCGGGGTCCTTCGCCTGCCGGTCGCGCGTGCGGGGAGGGCGGGTGCCGGGACGGCGAACCGCCCCGGGTCCGCCGCAGCACGCCGGGGTTGCAGGCCGCGCGAAGCACGGGCGGTTCCTACGGGGCCGGGGTCGGGGAGGCCGGGGCCGGGGTCGCGGGTTCCTGCGGGGCCGGCGGGTGGCATGCGGGGCGGTTGTCGTCGCCCTCCGTCTCCTCCGCGCGCGGCCAGTACCGCCCTTCGAGGGCCTCGGCGCTGCGGTTGAGCCGGACCAGGACGTCCTCCAGCTCCCGCACCTCCTCCGGGGACCA comes from Streptomyces virginiae and encodes:
- a CDS encoding PRC-barrel domain-containing protein; translation: MTEHVWGFKSTAGYLVGTDMTGFEVEATDGTVGKVDRHSDEVGDAYLVVDTGVWIFGKEVLLPASVVVRIDAAGRKIYVDRTKGQIKDAPEFHRERHLGDATYRENLGAYYGIGLPFGGPLA
- a CDS encoding phage baseplate protein: MNHPQGFSLSRRGLIRTGVGASLAVLGLGAGAQAASADVTATKRFDLSEPSYDLFRSKDTHGARVQQSFAFDWENKFLFVATKRSGSEESDGDLCINKMDFDGNFISYMHLDGFGHGVAFAALPSGSGTELWIECAANTKGFGTALAPITYKANTTLGSPAAVAAYQPIAGATEYTCSVDPVHRRMIVRYHTSGGKRIAVYPLSAFETRNFGTPLVDFKQPTISGTAQGYALYGSYMYYLTGDAYPGDGTPTGDGNTYVTSVDINTGTVKQGPVLTKAGSTLHHREPEGLAVYRTDAGEARLFIGFATGMEGDRRSSIFYKNALV
- a CDS encoding GYD domain-containing protein, producing MPLYLSRFSYTPETWARLIVRPEDRAKAAQAYIESVGGKLHGFWYAFGTHDGYNLWEAPDNVSMAAVALAISGGGALASFETTVLLTVDETMDALRKAEGVRYRAPGA
- a CDS encoding SRPBCC domain-containing protein — protein: MGRTDRAGRVIAAPTAAVYAALLDRESLEAWLPPDGMRGRIEHWDPRPGGGFRMVLTYLDPAGAPGKTSDATDVVDVGFAALTPPERVVQRAVFESEDVAYAGTMTLTWQLTAVAAGTNVTVTATDVPPGIDQAVHEAGIDSSLANLAAYVEGPRTNR
- a CDS encoding DUF5959 family protein, translated to MDLIDLSDGDNSFRVRVLGRRSPGLPHLHDQLDAEVLVTSSFIAGRLAMTLVPSDLEAWSRALDALAAGQNLCWRDDDHSPEIRIEPHDEEHECVAVRIEDLGQSCVSVVLPVGLEEGWIDRQRSLLDRVRRQWPSEVLESSPGVYAWRR
- a CDS encoding pentapeptide repeat-containing protein, which gives rise to MVLPGLVVERDLGGARISAAERLGAVNNVRTTLVQAVGGAVVLFGAYATWRQLRVNQEGLNATREGHLTDRFSRAVDQLGSEKTDVRIGGLYALWRIADHSAHDREAVISIKAAFLRTHLPWPPQGQGQDSPAAEASINSVPPLETRAPDAQVALTGLGVLCRERRPDWLNVSYTDLRRADCDGLWLHHINFDGACLEAASIYQVNLTKASLIAANMRHVELGTSILHQSRCIEADLRGARMVRADLREADFSGADLREANLRKARGHGTTFTGADLRLADLRGTDLTGADLTRAKLEGALASDVTVWPAGFDAQAAGVVMVDDPGAEPSILLQAAALARNVPPLQSA